A genome region from Rhinopithecus roxellana isolate Shanxi Qingling chromosome 10, ASM756505v1, whole genome shotgun sequence includes the following:
- the METTL7A gene encoding methyltransferase-like protein 7A, giving the protein MELTIFILRLAIYILAFPIYLLNFLGLWSPICKKCFPYFLARFTVMYNEQMASKKRELFGNLQEFASPSGKLSLLEVGCGTGANFRFYPPGCRVTCIDPNPNFEKFLIKSITENRHLQFERFVIAAGENMHQVADGSVDVVVCTLVLCSVKNQEQIIREVCRVLRPGGAFYFMEHVAAERSTWNSFWQQVLDPFWPLLFDGCSLTRESWKILERAGFSKLKLQHIQAPLSWELVRPHIYGYAVK; this is encoded by the exons ATGGAGCTTACCATCTTTATCCTGAGACTGGCCATCTACATCCTGGCATTTCCCATATACCTGCTGAATTTTCTGGGCTTGTGGAGCCCGATATGCAAAAAATGCTTCCCCTACTTCTTGGCGAGGTTCACTGTGATGTACAACGAACAGATGGCAAGCAAGAAGCGGGAGCTCTTCGGCAACCTGCAGGAGTTTGCGAGCCCCTCCGGGAAGCTCTCCCTGCTGGAGGTGGGCTGTGGCACGGGGGCCAACTTCAGGTTCTACCCACCTGGGTGCAGGGTGACCTGTATTGACCCCAACCCCAACTTTGAGAAGTTTTTGATCAAGAGCATTACAGAGAACCGACACCTGCAGTTTGAGCGTTTTGTGATAGCTGCCGGGGAGAACATGCACCAGGTGGCCGATGGCTCTGTGGACGTGGTGGTCTGCACCCTGGTGCTGTGCTCTGTGAAGAACCAGGAGCAGATTATCCGCGAGGTGTGCAGAGTGCTGAGACCG ggaGGGGCTTTTTATTTCATGGAGCATGTGGCAGCTGAGCGTTCGACTTGGAATTCCTTCTGGCAACAAGTCCTGGATCCTTTCTGGCCCCTTCTGTTCGacgggtgcagcctgaccagagaGAGCTGGAAGATCCTGGAGCGAGCCGGCTTCTCTAAACTGAAGCTGCAGCACATCCAGGCCCCACTGTCCTGGGAGTTGGTGCGCCCTCATATCTATGGATATGCTGTGAAATAG